The Aureispira anguillae genome contains a region encoding:
- a CDS encoding ABC transporter substrate-binding protein → MNMKYIAYFSSKFTLPFSCLFFFLLMNLTSCEITKKTKKNNPDDRLDPVIGKNTNPNDTIKTGIYHPVTHVDNDKPNNNTSNKVDTITWCDTIPKSATERVVVCFEKIGSSAIKADTVAVISINNNALYTNTVIDTTIHQKLAYQVAIMMPFMSKSFIPANGREIPVRSIKAIEFYEGVLIALDSLKEEGVNLFVNVFDTQRDSLTVQEILNKRELQEADLIIGPFTSKNLKIVAEFAKEKQKPIISPLNSRSNLTLDNPYFIQVSPSFEVHSKHIVEQLHKIEQNQRFIRTPMEKNLLVLALNRDSSRVASLQKSYADYKNDFNAKIPQLIRSSATIDIDDIKPFLKKDQLNIIVMPTLHNEGFIYNSLREIQKLVDKVEPQRGYQIVIVGMDRWRYFSRINFEYYESLNLHFSSEYFADLSSKTVRQFKSDYKAIYGIGAREFGFKGFDIMLYFGRMIHKYGVNFQTHLWKEKALYNHTQFKIEPTYQFLTPLDGSNPDSRQSVLKNYENKYLNFLKFKNYQLKKVNKEG, encoded by the coding sequence ATGAATATGAAATATATAGCTTATTTTTCTTCCAAGTTTACCCTACCCTTTAGCTGTTTATTCTTTTTTCTTTTGATGAATCTAACTTCTTGTGAAATCACGAAGAAAACAAAAAAAAATAATCCCGATGATCGCTTAGATCCTGTTATTGGAAAGAACACAAACCCCAATGACACCATAAAAACAGGCATCTATCACCCTGTTACCCACGTAGATAATGACAAGCCGAACAACAACACTTCTAATAAGGTGGATACCATCACTTGGTGTGATACCATCCCTAAGAGTGCAACAGAGCGAGTTGTTGTTTGTTTTGAAAAAATAGGCAGTAGTGCCATCAAAGCAGATACAGTAGCTGTTATTTCTATCAACAACAATGCACTATATACCAACACCGTAATTGACACCACCATTCATCAAAAACTAGCCTATCAAGTAGCTATAATGATGCCTTTTATGAGCAAGAGTTTTATTCCTGCTAATGGTAGAGAAATTCCAGTAAGGTCGATTAAAGCCATTGAATTTTATGAAGGCGTTTTAATTGCATTAGATAGTCTAAAAGAGGAAGGAGTTAATCTATTTGTGAATGTTTTTGATACCCAACGAGACTCGCTTACCGTTCAAGAAATACTAAATAAACGAGAATTGCAGGAAGCTGATTTAATCATAGGCCCCTTTACTTCTAAAAATCTAAAAATTGTTGCTGAATTTGCCAAAGAAAAGCAAAAACCCATTATATCCCCGCTTAACTCTCGTAGCAACTTAACTCTTGACAATCCCTATTTTATTCAGGTGAGTCCTAGTTTTGAGGTTCACAGCAAACACATTGTGGAGCAACTGCATAAGATAGAGCAAAACCAACGATTTATTCGTACCCCAATGGAAAAAAATCTGTTAGTTTTAGCCTTAAATAGAGATTCTTCAAGGGTTGCTAGCCTACAAAAAAGTTATGCGGACTACAAAAACGATTTTAATGCCAAAATTCCTCAATTAATTCGCTCATCAGCAACCATTGATATTGATGACATTAAGCCCTTTCTCAAAAAAGATCAGCTTAATATTATTGTAATGCCTACGCTCCACAACGAAGGTTTTATTTACAATTCTTTACGAGAAATTCAAAAATTAGTTGATAAAGTAGAACCCCAAAGAGGTTACCAAATTGTTATTGTAGGGATGGATAGATGGCGTTATTTTAGCCGCATTAATTTTGAATATTACGAGTCGCTCAATTTGCATTTTTCTAGCGAATACTTTGCAGATCTAAGCTCTAAAACTGTTCGACAGTTTAAATCCGATTACAAGGCTATTTACGGTATTGGCGCTAGAGAGTTTGGCTTCAAAGGTTTTGATATAATGCTTTATTTTGGTCGAATGATTCACAAATATGGTGTCAATTTCCAAACACATTTATGGAAAGAAAAAGCACTGTATAACCACACGCAATTCAAAATTGAGCCTACCTATCAATTTTTAACGCCCCTAGATGGCAGTAATCCAGACAGTCGCCAATCGGTTCTCAAAAATTACGAAAATAAATACCTGAATTTTTTAAAATTTAAGAACTACCAATTAAAAAAAGTCAATAAAGAGGGATAA
- a CDS encoding PKD domain-containing protein has translation MQKVILLILLFSFFFNLNGHATHIVGGEINYECLGPSPSSGIMQYKITMHVYRDLINSAVPFDNPAIIGIYTGPNSTTLHSKLALGPPITARIPMNISNPCLVVPPNIGVEEAIYVDTVELPYNADGYWISYQRCCRNNTILNINTPGTVGGTYTIFLSALAQQQCNTSPTFNAFPPIVICLNNPLEFDHSATDPDGNTLVYEFCAPFTGGGNSQTNPGGFSSPIPNPPAPPPYTPVPFNFGFSASYPMPASPSLAIDPNTGFLTGFPTAQGQYSVGICVKEYDSQGNLLSTTLRDFQFNVTACDDQVSAKIPADSIDFVNDLYYVSSCSDSTIKFTNTSTIQSFINSYEWRFDLGNGNIFSSGMYEPTVTFPNNGTYQGWLIANPGSTGCTDTTYLSINISLDLSVDFSLTYDSCDLKPIDLLSQTTYSPNSPIISYAWDFGDGSTSNQQHPSHQYNYPDTGLYTINLTVEDASGCTVTHSKDINWSPQPIFPIQLVSDTICLPADSLSFQSIYYPRKGYTFAWNFGDGHSSNEVRGAHLYNTTGFYTRTLTVKSPRGCTENFSSTHTLLNAPKAAFSYNPTTPTSFEPLVHFMDESESANLWEWNFGNGDTRISSLGGNISYTYPDTGKHLVSLIVTHTNGCTDSAQHLLDIAPQFTYFLPNALTPNNDGKNDVYMGKGYTRYIKNFELNIYSRWGELLFRTNDPTEAWNGRKNNNGKKCQAGVYVVIARIKGPRGKQHEVKGFATIVY, from the coding sequence ATGCAGAAAGTCATCCTTTTAATTCTTCTTTTTTCGTTCTTTTTTAATCTCAATGGTCATGCAACTCATATTGTTGGTGGTGAAATCAATTACGAATGCTTAGGACCTAGTCCTAGTAGTGGAATCATGCAATACAAAATTACAATGCATGTCTATCGAGATCTTATTAATAGTGCTGTTCCTTTTGATAATCCTGCCATTATAGGAATTTATACTGGTCCCAACAGTACAACCTTACACAGCAAGTTAGCATTAGGTCCTCCTATTACTGCTAGAATCCCTATGAACATTAGTAATCCATGCTTAGTCGTCCCTCCTAATATAGGAGTGGAAGAAGCCATATATGTAGATACGGTTGAACTGCCTTATAATGCCGATGGATATTGGATTTCTTATCAACGTTGTTGTAGAAACAATACGATTCTAAACATCAATACCCCAGGGACAGTTGGAGGAACTTATACTATTTTTTTAAGTGCTCTGGCACAACAACAATGTAATACAAGCCCTACGTTTAATGCCTTCCCTCCCATTGTTATCTGTCTAAACAATCCATTGGAATTTGACCACTCAGCAACAGATCCAGATGGAAACACGCTTGTTTATGAGTTTTGCGCTCCATTTACAGGGGGTGGCAATAGCCAAACGAATCCAGGGGGTTTTAGCTCCCCTATTCCGAATCCGCCTGCGCCTCCTCCCTATACCCCTGTACCTTTTAACTTTGGTTTTAGTGCCTCTTATCCCATGCCAGCTTCTCCTAGTTTAGCCATTGATCCTAACACAGGGTTCCTAACAGGTTTTCCTACTGCGCAAGGACAATACTCTGTTGGCATTTGTGTCAAAGAATATGATAGTCAAGGTAATTTATTAAGCACAACACTTAGGGATTTTCAATTTAATGTTACAGCTTGTGACGATCAAGTTAGTGCAAAAATACCAGCCGACTCTATTGATTTTGTCAATGACCTATATTATGTAAGTTCTTGTAGTGATAGTACCATTAAATTTACCAATACAAGTACCATCCAATCCTTTATCAATAGCTATGAATGGAGATTTGATTTGGGCAATGGAAATATCTTTAGTTCAGGAATGTACGAACCGACCGTTACCTTTCCTAACAATGGCACTTATCAAGGTTGGTTAATTGCCAACCCAGGGTCTACGGGTTGCACCGATACGACCTATCTATCCATCAATATTAGCCTTGATTTGTCAGTTGACTTTAGTTTAACCTATGACTCTTGCGATTTAAAACCAATTGATTTATTGAGCCAAACAACCTATAGTCCCAACAGTCCTATTATAAGTTATGCCTGGGATTTTGGCGATGGCAGCACCTCTAATCAGCAGCATCCTAGCCATCAATATAATTATCCCGACACAGGGCTTTATACCATTAACTTAACCGTAGAAGATGCTTCAGGATGCACGGTCACTCATAGTAAAGATATTAATTGGAGCCCCCAACCTATTTTCCCTATTCAATTAGTCAGCGATACCATTTGTTTACCAGCAGATAGTCTTTCCTTTCAATCCATCTATTATCCAAGAAAGGGCTATACCTTTGCTTGGAATTTTGGCGATGGGCATAGCTCCAATGAGGTTAGAGGAGCGCACCTTTATAATACAACAGGGTTCTATACTAGAACGTTAACTGTAAAATCTCCAAGAGGATGTACCGAGAACTTTAGCAGTACCCATACCCTTTTAAATGCTCCCAAAGCTGCCTTTTCCTACAATCCCACAACTCCTACGTCCTTTGAACCACTGGTTCATTTTATGGACGAATCTGAATCTGCTAATTTATGGGAATGGAATTTTGGCAATGGGGATACTCGTATTAGTTCTTTGGGAGGAAATATCAGTTATACTTACCCAGATACGGGTAAGCATCTTGTTTCTCTAATTGTTACCCATACCAATGGTTGTACTGATTCTGCTCAACACCTTTTAGATATTGCTCCGCAATTTACTTATTTTTTGCCCAATGCCTTAACCCCAAACAATGATGGTAAAAATGATGTTTATATGGGCAAAGGCTATACTAGATATATCAAGAATTTTGAACTTAATATCTACAGTCGTTGGGGAGAGCTTCTGTTCCGCACCAATGATCCTACAGAGGCTTGGAATGGAAGAAAAAATAACAATGGAAAGAAATGCCAAGCTGGTGTTTATGTTGTTATTGCTCGAATAAAAGGACCTCGTGGTAAACAGCACGAAGTTAAAGGATTTGCTACGATTGTTTATTAA
- a CDS encoding T9SS type A sorting domain-containing protein, giving the protein MNNQFYWVIIFSLIFLNKSKATHLMGGDLTYACLGSNQYELTLTIYRDCNGINLGTVQVIYQNDDCGATSSHYMMLVHSEEITPVCANAQASACNGGGGAYGIEKFVYQKTVTLNPSCSNVNFYWSLCCRSSAINTLGSPGSESMYIHTSIPDVSMCNSSPTFLNDPVPFVGGGQPVYYNDGAIDGDGDDLIFSLVNCKSDATNAVVYASGFSGTSPLSTVSGITIDTTTGALSFTPNQVQVGVLCILVEEYRNGLKIGEIVRDIQFTVLTSVNDNPVLTGIDSSNLFLVNLKAGTNVCFDVFSNDPNTSQSVSMRWNGAISGGIFAVDSSGQFPKGTFCWTPTINDIGHNVFTVTVFDDNCPLLGINTYTFSLFVSIDTITSVTAGNWSDAGTWDCNCIPALSQNIVVQHNVVLGTNFTVVEGAFMTVKIGDSLSILDGYELRLEGDFNNYGKVEGKLVVGGANVQLVRLGELDQVEIDNPTNVLVADNCIINEKIVLSSGNFNSNGYDVVLKSDSNGSALVEDNGGLFVGPLVVQRYLFNTIGHHFISSPFSDATINELADDFSLMLNTTYPRIYYYDETNTSNDLFDGWLSPTSLTHMMGQGEGFSCYFMAGSGITLDMKGTINTGPIHVLLKTSPSSSTVDESFCPPEGWNLVGNPYPSPLNFDLLMQATSGAVEKAFYIWDPVSKTYLSYVNGIGSPSDLGAIIPSMQGFWVKANSNTFLSFDNSMRVTNPNDTSNTFLKSVNANNPIFRLEMDGQGRNTEIVACFRANTTTGFDSNFDAFFIPSGYSNSIDFAFATEDGPLRISSIPPAQSFPVTIPLQSKVTNTGTYTISMTEFTNFSSNDQLILEDVALGVSHVLNNGPYTFIAAPNDSLYRFILRVGPPTFNALNSIKNSSELNVYKCNNALCLSFEETNTTTTGLSIYNHLGQLMQTLALGVGQKEYRLDQVNLPSPNLYFVRLESTNEQITKAITW; this is encoded by the coding sequence ATGAATAATCAATTTTATTGGGTCATAATTTTTAGCCTTATTTTTCTGAATAAATCTAAGGCAACTCATTTAATGGGAGGAGATTTGACCTATGCTTGTTTAGGGAGCAATCAATACGAATTAACATTGACAATTTACCGAGATTGTAATGGAATTAATTTGGGAACGGTTCAAGTTATATATCAAAACGATGATTGTGGAGCAACTAGTAGCCATTATATGATGTTGGTTCATTCAGAAGAAATTACTCCTGTATGTGCTAATGCCCAAGCTTCTGCTTGTAATGGAGGAGGGGGAGCTTATGGGATCGAAAAATTTGTTTACCAAAAAACAGTGACGCTAAATCCGAGCTGTTCTAATGTTAACTTTTATTGGAGTCTATGTTGTAGAAGCTCTGCTATTAACACGTTGGGTTCACCAGGTTCTGAATCTATGTATATTCATACCAGTATACCAGATGTTAGTATGTGTAATAGTTCACCAACTTTTTTGAACGACCCTGTTCCTTTTGTGGGGGGCGGTCAACCTGTTTATTATAATGATGGAGCAATAGATGGAGATGGAGATGACTTGATTTTTTCATTGGTGAATTGTAAGAGCGATGCCACTAATGCAGTTGTTTATGCGTCAGGTTTTAGTGGAACTAGTCCTTTGTCAACGGTGAGTGGCATTACTATAGATACCACAACAGGAGCATTATCCTTTACCCCGAACCAAGTTCAAGTTGGGGTTTTATGCATTTTGGTTGAAGAATATAGAAATGGTCTTAAAATAGGTGAAATAGTAAGGGATATACAATTTACAGTCCTAACTAGTGTTAATGATAATCCTGTTTTAACAGGGATCGATAGCAGCAATTTGTTTTTAGTAAATCTAAAAGCAGGGACTAACGTGTGTTTTGATGTTTTTTCTAATGACCCAAATACTTCTCAATCTGTTTCCATGAGATGGAATGGAGCCATATCTGGGGGAATATTTGCTGTTGATAGTTCTGGACAATTTCCCAAAGGAACGTTCTGCTGGACACCAACTATTAATGATATTGGTCATAATGTTTTTACCGTTACTGTTTTTGATGATAATTGTCCTTTGTTAGGCATCAATACTTATACATTTAGTTTATTTGTTTCTATAGATACGATAACGTCTGTTACAGCTGGTAATTGGTCGGATGCAGGGACTTGGGATTGTAATTGTATTCCTGCATTATCTCAGAATATTGTCGTTCAGCACAATGTAGTTTTAGGAACTAATTTTACAGTAGTAGAAGGAGCCTTTATGACGGTTAAAATTGGTGATAGTTTATCCATTTTGGATGGTTATGAATTGAGATTAGAGGGAGATTTTAATAATTATGGCAAAGTAGAAGGCAAACTAGTAGTGGGGGGAGCTAACGTTCAGTTGGTGCGTTTAGGAGAGCTTGATCAAGTAGAAATTGACAACCCAACGAATGTACTTGTTGCTGACAACTGCATTATAAATGAGAAAATAGTACTTAGCAGTGGAAATTTTAATTCCAATGGTTATGATGTGGTACTCAAATCTGATAGTAATGGATCGGCGTTGGTCGAAGACAATGGGGGGCTGTTTGTTGGTCCCTTGGTGGTTCAACGATACCTATTTAATACGATCGGGCATCATTTTATTTCTTCTCCTTTTTCTGATGCTACCATTAACGAATTAGCGGATGATTTTTCGTTAATGCTCAATACTACGTATCCTCGCATCTATTATTACGATGAGACCAATACTTCTAATGATCTTTTTGATGGCTGGTTATCTCCGACTAGTCTGACTCATATGATGGGGCAAGGGGAGGGATTCAGTTGTTATTTTATGGCAGGCTCTGGTATTACCTTGGATATGAAAGGAACAATCAATACAGGACCTATTCACGTATTATTAAAAACCTCTCCATCTAGCTCGACTGTAGATGAGAGTTTTTGCCCACCAGAAGGTTGGAATTTAGTTGGAAACCCTTACCCTTCCCCTTTAAATTTTGATTTGTTGATGCAAGCTACTTCAGGAGCAGTAGAAAAAGCATTTTATATTTGGGACCCAGTTTCTAAAACCTATTTAAGTTATGTGAATGGAATTGGTTCTCCCAGCGATTTAGGGGCAATTATTCCATCTATGCAAGGGTTTTGGGTCAAAGCCAATAGCAATACTTTCTTGAGCTTTGATAATAGCATGAGAGTTACCAACCCAAATGATACATCCAATACATTTTTGAAATCGGTGAATGCAAATAATCCTATTTTTCGACTAGAAATGGATGGACAAGGACGAAATACAGAAATTGTTGCTTGTTTTAGAGCCAATACAACAACTGGATTTGATTCAAATTTTGATGCTTTTTTTATTCCAAGTGGGTATTCCAATTCAATAGATTTTGCTTTTGCTACCGAAGATGGTCCTCTACGGATTAGTAGTATTCCACCTGCACAAAGCTTCCCTGTGACCATTCCTTTACAGAGCAAAGTGACGAATACAGGAACTTATACCATATCAATGACAGAGTTTACTAATTTCTCTTCCAATGACCAACTTATTCTAGAGGATGTTGCCTTAGGAGTTAGCCATGTGTTGAACAATGGTCCTTATACTTTTATTGCAGCACCCAACGATAGCCTATATCGCTTTATTCTTCGGGTGGGACCTCCTACTTTTAATGCACTCAACTCTATTAAAAACAGTAGTGAGTTAAATGTATACAAATGTAATAATGCTTTGTGTTTATCTTTTGAAGAGACAAATACGACTACTACAGGGCTAAGTATTTACAACCACCTAGGACAACTCATGCAGACTCTTGCATTAGGAGTAGGGCAGAAAGAATATAGATTGGATCAGGTTAATTTGCCAAGCCCTAATTTATATTTTGTAAGACTAGAATCTACAAACGAGCAGATCACTAAAGCCATTACTTGGTAA
- a CDS encoding FAD-binding oxidoreductase — protein MSYQPVSPLIVQSLIDIVGSSQVHSSLSKCTAYGQDKTEDLLFLPEVIVLPKTVVQIQQIMRLCSQNQIPVTPRGAGTGLAGGALPVCGGIVLSMECLNQILEIDEANLQVTTEPAVITEVLQEKVQEKGLYYPPDPASRGSSFIGGNVATNSGGPRAVKYGVVKDYVLNLEVVLPNGDLIWTGANTLKNSTGYNLTQLMVGSEGTLGIITKIVLKLIPLPSHSLLMLVPFRSPTKACAAVSAIFQAGITPSCLEFMERAAIDIAANYLQNNTLPIKEEVQAHLIVEVDGNHLDSLYLDCEKINSVLEQFDCGTILLADDQTTKNTLWQLRRNLNPAIKQYSAVKKADTVVPRAALAELLKGIHQISTQHGIRAINYGHAGDGNLHVSLLQEQLPNPIWEQQASSTLQAIFKLVKSLNGTISGEHGIGWIQKKYMPLVFNPVELQLMRAIKKTFDPTSILNPSKIID, from the coding sequence ATGTCATACCAACCTGTATCTCCTCTTATTGTCCAATCTTTAATAGATATAGTTGGTTCCTCTCAAGTACACAGCAGCCTATCCAAGTGCACTGCTTATGGTCAAGACAAAACCGAAGATTTGCTTTTTTTGCCTGAGGTTATTGTCCTTCCCAAAACAGTCGTACAAATCCAACAAATCATGCGGCTTTGTTCTCAAAACCAGATCCCTGTTACCCCTAGAGGCGCAGGAACTGGGCTAGCAGGAGGTGCCCTCCCCGTTTGTGGCGGAATTGTATTGTCAATGGAGTGTCTAAATCAAATCTTAGAAATTGACGAAGCTAATCTTCAAGTTACCACAGAACCTGCTGTTATTACAGAAGTCTTGCAAGAAAAAGTTCAAGAAAAGGGGCTCTATTATCCTCCCGATCCTGCTAGTCGTGGTAGTTCTTTTATAGGGGGTAATGTAGCCACTAATTCGGGTGGTCCAAGAGCGGTAAAATATGGGGTTGTCAAAGATTACGTGCTTAATCTTGAAGTCGTACTTCCCAATGGTGATCTGATATGGACAGGTGCCAACACCCTCAAAAACTCAACGGGGTACAACCTCACCCAGTTGATGGTTGGTAGTGAAGGTACTTTGGGAATTATTACTAAAATTGTCCTCAAATTAATTCCGCTTCCCTCTCATAGTTTATTGATGTTGGTTCCCTTTCGTTCACCGACCAAAGCTTGTGCTGCAGTTTCTGCAATCTTTCAAGCAGGAATCACTCCTTCTTGCCTAGAATTTATGGAACGAGCAGCCATAGATATTGCCGCTAACTATTTACAAAATAACACCCTCCCTATAAAAGAAGAAGTGCAAGCCCATTTAATTGTTGAAGTGGATGGAAATCATTTAGATTCATTATATTTAGATTGTGAGAAGATCAATAGCGTATTAGAACAATTTGATTGTGGCACTATTCTACTAGCAGATGACCAAACCACAAAAAATACACTCTGGCAATTAAGACGTAACCTCAATCCTGCTATTAAGCAATATTCTGCCGTAAAAAAGGCAGATACAGTTGTTCCTCGTGCAGCCTTAGCAGAACTCCTAAAAGGTATCCACCAAATCAGCACTCAACACGGTATTCGTGCCATTAATTATGGACATGCTGGGGACGGCAATTTACACGTTAGTCTACTTCAAGAACAGCTACCCAATCCCATTTGGGAACAACAAGCCTCCTCTACATTGCAGGCTATTTTTAAACTCGTAAAGTCCTTAAATGGAACCATTTCAGGCGAACATGGAATTGGTTGGATTCAAAAAAAATATATGCCACTGGTTTTTAATCCTGTCGAACTTCAATTGATGCGTGCCATCAAAAAAACATTTGACCCTACTTCTATTCTAAATCCTTCTAAAATTATTGATTAA
- a CDS encoding AAA family ATPase: MANQNNKPKHNYLYYGTKTSASEVQRLLEHSIQINEIAEAEGKKKSPICIWGKHGIGKTQLVESIAKNKNYKFAYIAPAQFEEMGDLVGMPRITDNTTSFVAPDWVPTQEGPGILLIDDANRADDRILRGIMQLLQNYELISWKLPQKWQIILTANPDGGDYSVTPMDDAMLTRMMHVTMDFDVKEWAKWAEENGVDQRGINFVLTYPEMVTGERTTPRTLVQFFQSIANIEDLTKELGLLQMLADSCLDSNTVASFMAFVNNNLSKLVTPEQIINTSDFKKEVLEHLKGIVMKGTLRVDILATLCTRLVNYLVINNIKPNKEQLANIKQFIKIDFIPNDIRLSMAQDLVSAQHLKSIMADPEIGKLLLKRM; this comes from the coding sequence ATGGCTAATCAAAACAACAAACCTAAACACAATTATCTATATTATGGAACCAAAACATCAGCTAGTGAAGTCCAACGTCTACTAGAGCATTCTATCCAAATAAATGAAATTGCTGAAGCTGAAGGCAAAAAAAAATCTCCAATCTGTATTTGGGGAAAACATGGTATAGGAAAAACCCAATTAGTAGAATCCATTGCCAAGAATAAAAATTACAAATTTGCCTATATTGCTCCTGCTCAATTCGAAGAAATGGGAGATTTAGTAGGGATGCCTCGTATTACTGACAATACAACTTCTTTTGTTGCTCCAGATTGGGTACCAACTCAAGAGGGACCTGGAATTTTGCTAATTGATGATGCCAACCGTGCAGATGATCGTATCTTAAGAGGGATCATGCAATTGTTACAAAATTATGAATTAATCAGTTGGAAATTGCCCCAAAAATGGCAAATTATACTTACTGCAAATCCAGATGGAGGAGATTATTCGGTTACTCCAATGGATGATGCCATGCTAACTCGTATGATGCATGTTACCATGGATTTTGATGTCAAGGAATGGGCTAAATGGGCCGAAGAAAACGGTGTTGATCAACGTGGAATCAACTTTGTATTAACTTACCCTGAAATGGTTACAGGAGAACGAACAACTCCTCGTACACTAGTACAATTTTTTCAGTCTATTGCCAATATTGAGGATCTTACCAAAGAATTGGGCTTATTACAGATGTTGGCAGATTCTTGCCTAGACTCCAATACAGTAGCTTCTTTTATGGCTTTTGTCAACAACAATTTAAGTAAATTGGTCACTCCTGAGCAAATCATCAACACCAGTGATTTTAAAAAGGAAGTTTTAGAGCATCTAAAAGGCATTGTAATGAAAGGCACTTTGCGAGTAGATATTCTGGCTACACTCTGTACTCGTTTGGTAAACTATTTAGTAATCAACAACATTAAACCAAACAAAGAACAACTCGCTAATATCAAACAATTTATCAAAATAGATTTTATCCCGAATGATATTCGCTTGTCAATGGCACAAGACTTAGTTAGTGCACAACACTTAAAATCGATTATGGCAGATCCAGAAATTGGAAAACTGCTATTAAAAAGAATGTAA